The following are encoded in a window of Flavobacterium psychrotrophum genomic DNA:
- a CDS encoding DNA-binding protein codes for MSEYVTKDDLRQFGLVMMNDFRKIIEESKKEQHNKPVLDWLKSRVVRKLLDISAGSLQNLRITGKIRFKKVLGSYYYSKVDIMNLFDDK; via the coding sequence ATGAGCGAGTATGTTACAAAAGATGACCTGAGGCAATTTGGCCTTGTCATGATGAATGATTTCCGTAAAATCATTGAAGAGTCTAAAAAGGAACAGCACAATAAACCGGTACTGGACTGGCTTAAAAGCCGTGTGGTACGCAAACTACTGGATATATCGGCAGGCTCGCTGCAAAACCTGCGCATCACCGGAAAGATACGCTTTAAAAAAGTACTGGGTTCCTATTACTACAGCAAGGTAGACATCATGAATTTGTTTGATGACAAATAG
- the mobB gene encoding conjugal transfer protein MobB, whose product MVAKIGRGRSLFGALSYNMDKVTNNTAAVLAGQKIIESPDGSFTIPQIFNSFQAHLVANRKTEKPVVHISINPDPNDKINESDYKAIAKDYMEKMGYGQQPFIVFRHNDIERSHIHIVTVCVDEEGRKISDAFERRKSMAACRELEEKYTLKSAVEKRQNQTELIFKPVNYNAGDIKSQMAAVIRYLPKYYKYPTLGTYNALLSLFNITVEEVKGQYNGKARQGLVYFALNEKAEKASNPFKASLFGKSAGYNELQLHFNKSMEQLQNSPVRTTLKTTIEKSIQAATGEDDFKARLKSNGINTVLRRTADNRIYGITFIDHQSRSVWNGSQLGKTLSAGVFNDWWNNGIKPKIDLPPSSEKLATNTTHSVTQNKTTENQINPSLSNASNIISEIFGGLLPQTQGEDYEEEAFARQMKKKSKGLRR is encoded by the coding sequence ATGGTAGCAAAGATTGGCAGGGGCAGAAGCCTGTTCGGTGCGCTATCCTACAACATGGATAAAGTGACGAACAATACCGCTGCGGTATTGGCAGGCCAAAAAATCATAGAATCGCCGGACGGTTCGTTTACCATTCCACAAATTTTTAACTCATTCCAAGCACATCTCGTTGCCAACAGGAAAACTGAAAAGCCTGTAGTGCATATCTCGATTAATCCTGACCCCAACGATAAAATCAACGAAAGTGATTACAAAGCCATTGCTAAAGACTACATGGAAAAAATGGGTTATGGCCAACAGCCATTCATTGTATTTAGGCACAATGACATTGAACGCAGCCACATACATATTGTAACTGTTTGTGTGGATGAAGAAGGAAGGAAAATTTCGGATGCCTTTGAACGACGAAAGTCTATGGCAGCCTGTAGGGAACTGGAAGAAAAGTATACTTTAAAAAGTGCTGTCGAAAAGAGGCAAAATCAAACAGAGCTTATCTTTAAACCGGTCAACTATAACGCAGGCGATATCAAAAGCCAAATGGCGGCCGTTATCCGCTACCTGCCGAAATATTACAAATACCCAACACTCGGAACCTATAATGCCCTGCTATCGTTATTCAACATTACCGTTGAAGAGGTAAAAGGTCAGTACAACGGGAAAGCCCGGCAGGGGCTGGTCTATTTTGCGCTGAACGAAAAAGCAGAAAAAGCAAGCAATCCGTTTAAAGCTTCTTTGTTTGGAAAAAGTGCAGGTTATAACGAACTGCAATTGCATTTCAACAAATCAATGGAGCAGTTACAAAATAGCCCGGTTAGGACAACCCTTAAAACCACCATAGAGAAATCCATACAAGCTGCCACCGGTGAGGATGATTTCAAAGCAAGATTAAAAAGCAATGGAATTAATACGGTTTTACGACGGACAGCCGATAACCGTATCTACGGAATTACATTTATCGACCACCAATCCCGATCCGTATGGAATGGTTCCCAACTTGGCAAAACCCTCAGTGCCGGTGTATTCAATGACTGGTGGAATAATGGTATAAAACCAAAAATTGATTTACCTCCAAGCTCAGAAAAATTGGCTACCAATACTACTCACTCTGTTACTCAGAACAAAACTACTGAAAATCAAATCAATCCATCACTTTCAAATGCTTCAAATATTATTTCAGAAATATTCGGTGGCTTATTGCCGCAAACGCAAGGCGAGGATTATGAGGAAGAAGCATTTGCACGGCAAATGAAAAAGAAATCAAAAGGATTAAGGAGATAG
- the mobA gene encoding conjugal transfer protein MobA yields MENDSPDKKYKGGRHPKDDRAIYRYSISLTAAENAKFLSLFEKSGMNVMAHFITACIFQKTITTVKIDKAAMDYHVKLTGLFGQFRAIGVNYNQVIKMLYSNFSEKKAAAALYKLEQQTIELSVLGKKIITLTGEFEANHLNK; encoded by the coding sequence ATGGAAAATGATAGCCCGGATAAAAAGTACAAAGGTGGCAGGCATCCCAAAGATGACCGTGCTATTTATCGTTATTCCATAAGTTTGACGGCTGCGGAAAATGCAAAATTCCTATCCTTGTTTGAAAAATCCGGGATGAATGTGATGGCTCACTTTATAACCGCCTGTATTTTCCAAAAAACAATTACTACAGTAAAAATTGACAAGGCAGCAATGGATTACCATGTGAAACTGACAGGACTGTTCGGGCAGTTCCGTGCCATCGGGGTCAACTACAACCAGGTGATTAAAATGCTATACAGCAATTTTTCCGAAAAAAAAGCGGCAGCTGCATTGTACAAACTGGAACAACAAACCATTGAACTTTCAGTCCTCGGCAAAAAGATAATTACACTCACCGGTGAATTTGAAGCCAACCATCTTAATAAGTAA
- a CDS encoding DUF932 domain-containing protein has translation MAHNLNFNTETGQHAFMSVKQPAWHGLGQIVEDYPTSREAIAFAGLDYEVAKAPIFARGARLFESFAVPDQFATMRTDTKAVFGVVGKDYQIVQNADAFAFFDAIVGGGEGIQYETAGALGNGERIFITAKLPGYIRVGNGDDVTGKYIFLTTSHDGSGSITAAFTPVRVVCSNTLNAAMKTATNVVRIRHTAGAKERLEQAHKVMGVADTLSLQLEGIFNEWANVRIEDKQVKQLIQLALCPNRETYNLLKKGATDELSTMYKNACEAAFEYAMADDTQSLETTKGTVFGAYNAVTGYYQNVRSFKTGEDKLKSICLGGTAQARGQKAFDLCGDFAKNGAAALMLN, from the coding sequence ATGGCACATAATTTAAATTTCAACACAGAGACAGGGCAGCACGCATTTATGAGCGTAAAGCAGCCCGCATGGCACGGACTTGGGCAAATTGTAGAAGACTACCCCACAAGCCGCGAGGCAATTGCCTTTGCAGGCTTGGACTACGAAGTGGCAAAAGCCCCGATTTTCGCCCGTGGCGCTAGGCTTTTTGAGAGCTTTGCAGTCCCTGACCAGTTCGCCACAATGCGCACCGACACCAAAGCCGTGTTCGGTGTAGTCGGCAAGGATTACCAAATAGTACAGAATGCGGATGCATTCGCCTTCTTTGATGCCATTGTGGGCGGTGGCGAGGGCATACAGTACGAAACCGCAGGCGCACTCGGTAATGGGGAGCGTATTTTTATTACAGCGAAGCTGCCCGGCTACATCCGTGTGGGCAACGGGGATGATGTAACAGGTAAATATATTTTCCTGACCACCTCCCATGACGGCAGCGGAAGCATTACCGCAGCCTTTACGCCCGTGAGAGTTGTTTGCTCTAATACATTAAATGCAGCGATGAAAACAGCAACTAACGTAGTACGCATACGCCACACCGCAGGGGCAAAAGAACGTTTGGAACAGGCGCACAAAGTAATGGGTGTTGCCGACACCCTTTCATTGCAGTTAGAGGGCATTTTTAACGAGTGGGCAAATGTGCGCATTGAGGATAAACAGGTAAAGCAACTGATACAGTTGGCACTTTGCCCTAACAGAGAAACCTACAACCTTTTAAAGAAAGGGGCTACCGACGAACTTTCAACCATGTATAAAAATGCCTGTGAGGCTGCTTTTGAGTACGCTATGGCAGACGATACGCAAAGTTTGGAAACGACTAAAGGAACTGTATTTGGCGCGTACAATGCCGTTACGGGCTACTACCAAAATGTGCGCAGTTTCAAGACGGGAGAGGATAAACTAAAAAGCATCTGCCTTGGCGGTACAGCACAGGCACGGGGGCAAAAAGCCTTTGACCTGTGCGGGGACTTTGCTAAAAACGGGGCAGCTGCACTAATGCTAAACTGA
- a CDS encoding helix-turn-helix domain-containing protein — MSTTAKPNHIGRKISRIRELRDMKQEALALALGTNQQAISIMENSETIEEEKLIEVAKALGVSVEAIKNFSEEGVINYFNTFNEAVTSSNFGHNNTCNFNPLDKVVELYERLVQAEKDKVAYLEKLMNK, encoded by the coding sequence ATGAGTACTACAGCGAAACCAAACCATATAGGACGTAAAATCAGCCGTATCCGTGAACTTCGCGATATGAAGCAGGAGGCTTTGGCACTAGCTTTAGGAACGAACCAACAGGCAATATCCATCATGGAGAACAGTGAAACTATTGAGGAAGAAAAATTAATTGAGGTGGCAAAAGCTCTGGGCGTTAGCGTAGAGGCGATAAAGAATTTTTCTGAAGAAGGAGTGATTAACTATTTCAATACTTTTAATGAAGCTGTTACCAGTAGTAATTTTGGGCACAATAATACTTGCAACTTTAATCCGTTAGATAAAGTTGTGGAACTATATGAGCGTTTAGTTCAGGCTGAAAAAGATAAAGTCGCTTACTTAGAAAAGCTTATGAATAAATAA
- a CDS encoding DUF488 domain-containing protein, whose translation MFYRRKIIYSLIQMLGGELEKIRIQKLLFLFSQKKNKAEYDFVPYKYGCYSFSLKADLLTMLKKESLLENENLYIKNTLVDSIKALKPDDKKLLSEVVTLYGNMSNEALIKHTYVNFPYYASKSTIADKILNIDQLAKVNLQINKSFERVLFTIGYEGNSLEEYLNKLIRNNVRLLVDVRKNPLSMKFGFSKALLKKYCESVGIGYLHIPEVGINSELRQELDSQEDYDKLFKKYKKTVLLDTIPTQENILKLLEQHQRIALTCFEANICQCHRKPLAEAIEKLPTFEYKVKHI comes from the coding sequence ATGTTTTATAGAAGAAAAATTATATACTCGCTAATACAAATGTTGGGCGGTGAATTGGAAAAAATTCGCATTCAGAAACTTCTTTTTTTATTTAGTCAAAAAAAAAATAAGGCCGAATATGATTTTGTTCCTTATAAGTATGGATGCTATTCATTTTCATTAAAAGCTGATCTACTTACTATGTTGAAAAAAGAAAGTTTGCTAGAAAATGAAAATCTATATATAAAAAATACTTTAGTCGATTCAATTAAAGCCTTAAAGCCTGACGATAAAAAATTATTAAGCGAAGTCGTTACTTTATATGGCAACATGAGTAATGAAGCTCTGATAAAACACACGTATGTAAATTTTCCTTATTATGCTTCGAAAAGTACTATCGCAGATAAAATATTAAATATTGACCAACTTGCAAAGGTAAATTTACAAATCAATAAGAGCTTTGAAAGAGTGTTATTTACAATTGGTTACGAAGGTAATTCTCTTGAAGAATATTTAAATAAATTAATTAGGAATAATGTTCGATTGCTTGTCGATGTTAGGAAGAATCCCTTAAGTATGAAATTTGGATTTAGCAAGGCATTGTTAAAAAAATATTGTGAAAGTGTGGGTATCGGTTATCTGCACATTCCTGAAGTTGGCATAAATTCCGAACTCCGTCAAGAATTAGATTCCCAGGAAGACTATGACAAGTTGTTTAAGAAATATAAGAAAACAGTATTATTAGATACAATTCCCACTCAAGAGAATATACTAAAATTACTTGAGCAGCATCAAAGAATTGCATTGACCTGCTTTGAAGCAAATATATGTCAATGTCATCGAAAGCCTTTAGCTGAGGCAATTGAAAAATTACCTACATTTGAATATAAGGTAAAACATATATAA
- a CDS encoding phospholipase D family protein, which translates to MEIIKDKWLYNFVKELQNTQDLKIISPFIGDNMVAHLLKNWTGNNIQVITRFNLNDFRSGVSSLNALKKLVSYGAEIKGVKGLHSKAYLFDQKSTIITSANFTNGGFFNNHELGIQTDDQQHVFETQNYFEKLWKLDNYILDIQEIDKWQTEIDSNKIKVVGTNLMDYGISPIKKVVGSKNYFIKFYGKGNNRASWDKDVIDEVTRAHCHFAVTFPTGLGRPIRYNEGDVVYMARMIHNEEYAIFGRAIARKHNRLRDVASPEDIAKIDWKVDYPIYIRVHSGEFLNTTFGNCPKMGALMTELGYECFKGTKNSYKRGKENINPRLSLMRKPDIWLSEEGAYWVEQKFQHAKKIYNLIDQSYIDSLYQGTPLIV; encoded by the coding sequence ATGGAAATAATTAAAGATAAATGGCTATATAATTTTGTAAAAGAATTACAAAACACTCAAGATCTAAAAATCATATCACCTTTCATTGGTGATAATATGGTAGCTCACTTATTAAAGAATTGGACGGGAAATAATATTCAAGTTATTACTCGCTTTAATCTTAATGATTTTCGTTCCGGAGTTTCAAGTCTTAATGCATTAAAAAAATTAGTTAGTTATGGCGCAGAAATAAAAGGTGTAAAAGGTTTGCATAGCAAGGCTTATCTTTTTGATCAAAAAAGTACGATCATTACATCTGCAAATTTTACTAATGGTGGTTTTTTTAATAATCATGAATTAGGAATACAAACTGACGATCAACAACATGTATTTGAAACACAGAATTATTTTGAAAAATTATGGAAATTAGATAATTACATATTAGATATACAAGAAATTGATAAATGGCAAACTGAAATTGATAGCAATAAGATAAAAGTTGTTGGAACTAATTTAATGGATTATGGAATATCACCAATTAAAAAAGTCGTTGGCAGTAAAAATTACTTTATAAAATTTTATGGAAAAGGAAATAATAGAGCTTCGTGGGATAAAGATGTAATAGATGAAGTAACAAGAGCGCATTGTCATTTTGCTGTAACTTTTCCTACTGGCCTTGGAAGGCCAATTCGATATAATGAAGGAGATGTTGTATATATGGCAAGAATGATACATAATGAAGAGTATGCAATATTTGGTCGTGCTATTGCGAGAAAACATAACAGGTTACGAGATGTCGCTAGTCCTGAAGATATAGCCAAAATTGATTGGAAAGTAGATTATCCTATTTATATAAGAGTTCATTCAGGTGAATTTTTAAATACCACATTTGGCAATTGTCCTAAAATGGGAGCCTTAATGACTGAATTAGGTTACGAATGTTTTAAAGGAACTAAAAACAGTTATAAAAGAGGGAAAGAGAATATTAATCCTAGACTCTCATTGATGAGAAAACCTGATATCTGGCTTAGTGAAGAAGGAGCTTACTGGGTAGAACAAAAATTTCAACACGCAAAAAAGATATACAACTTAATAGACCAATCCTATATTGATAGTTTATATCAAGGAACTCCATTAATTGTGTAA
- a CDS encoding restriction endonuclease subunit S, with the protein MRTESEIYLDVIKYLNHLGYGAETIEYKIRTPSDSNVDLLVTSNGDNLIAVEIKQQIDIFDLNSSDIGYQPAIRQLQRVANELKANVFMISNGVNFMWFKTGDSGRPIIIEPIVFREIHNKKLSDTEFLYALMEHVSSFLENFPITGDLSFDLSLAIYSKISSDLNLPFDISYDYLKTNFRTEDFVESKDIIKQILERWEDLDFSESRLEVLAYIEKFHSKNKIDWQVPRWLADFLISFYPEDYPKDEALDLFSKSGILMSSAYLNGWEKVNSSYFNKSNEFWIKSKELLSGGKKDNSEFNPNLLLSEQFDNSDGTLNCVFLAPPFGLKFDSNESSLKDSVELLIHKALDKAKIGGYVIAIVPDGILLSSRNRKFRQFLKQYNSVKGIINLSIDTFKPYTSVSTSILIIQKGVDEDSTFFASLEEIPLRNKRSNLENIKTEWKSFLHQGALSNTKNGFISNELNIENFHFSNYWLKNNPNEFQNLQNGFENVPLKELIYELKRGNPIKQDKLEEIPFITPASVRSMKLLQEGISFTNSKNFSKNITRVFKDDILINIISTQRGSAALVTDEFEGLPVNQHIIVIRPNIRLIRPLYLAIAMNSEYVQKQLQEGSTATVIPALSIQSFESIYIPVPPFFIQDEICDNYNDIANKIFQTEKELSKHSLNLKNILLNLGKEDFDDSVS; encoded by the coding sequence ATGAGAACAGAAAGTGAAATATATCTCGATGTAATTAAGTATTTAAATCACTTGGGTTATGGAGCAGAAACCATCGAATATAAAATTCGTACTCCATCAGATAGTAATGTCGATTTACTTGTTACATCGAATGGCGATAATTTGATAGCTGTAGAAATTAAACAGCAAATTGACATATTTGATTTGAATAGTAGCGATATAGGTTATCAACCAGCTATTAGACAACTTCAAAGAGTTGCTAATGAATTAAAGGCAAATGTCTTTATGATTTCTAATGGAGTTAATTTTATGTGGTTTAAAACTGGTGATTCAGGTCGACCAATAATAATTGAGCCGATAGTATTTAGAGAAATTCATAATAAAAAATTGAGTGATACAGAATTTTTATATGCTCTTATGGAGCATGTATCAAGTTTTCTTGAAAATTTCCCGATTACAGGAGATTTGTCATTTGATTTATCGCTTGCCATATATTCTAAAATCAGTAGTGACTTAAATTTACCTTTTGATATATCATATGATTATTTAAAAACCAATTTTCGGACAGAGGATTTTGTTGAAAGTAAAGATATCATAAAGCAGATTTTAGAAAGGTGGGAGGATCTTGATTTTTCTGAAAGTCGTTTAGAGGTATTAGCTTATATTGAAAAATTTCATAGTAAGAACAAAATAGATTGGCAAGTTCCAAGATGGCTAGCGGACTTTCTGATTAGTTTTTATCCAGAAGACTATCCAAAAGATGAGGCTTTAGATTTATTCTCAAAGAGTGGGATATTAATGAGTAGTGCCTATCTGAATGGTTGGGAAAAAGTAAATTCAAGTTATTTTAATAAAAGTAATGAGTTTTGGATAAAATCTAAGGAATTGTTATCTGGTGGTAAAAAAGATAATTCAGAATTCAACCCGAACTTATTATTATCTGAACAATTTGATAACAGTGATGGTACATTAAATTGCGTTTTTCTAGCTCCTCCTTTTGGTTTAAAATTTGATTCAAATGAGTCGAGTTTAAAAGATTCTGTCGAGCTGTTAATACATAAGGCTTTAGATAAGGCGAAAATTGGCGGTTATGTTATTGCAATTGTTCCAGATGGTATTTTACTTTCATCAAGAAATAGAAAATTCAGACAATTTTTAAAGCAATATAACTCAGTCAAAGGAATTATAAATCTAAGTATCGATACATTTAAGCCATATACATCGGTGTCAACGAGTATATTAATTATACAGAAAGGTGTTGATGAAGATTCAACTTTTTTCGCTTCACTTGAGGAAATTCCTCTTCGCAATAAAAGATCTAATCTTGAAAATATAAAGACTGAATGGAAATCATTTTTACACCAGGGTGCTTTAAGTAATACTAAAAACGGATTTATATCCAATGAATTAAATATTGAAAACTTTCACTTTTCGAACTATTGGCTTAAAAATAATCCAAATGAATTTCAAAACTTACAAAATGGTTTTGAGAATGTGCCATTAAAGGAATTGATTTATGAGTTAAAAAGAGGAAATCCTATCAAACAAGATAAACTTGAGGAAATTCCATTTATAACTCCTGCATCGGTTAGAAGTATGAAATTGTTGCAAGAAGGTATCTCATTCACCAATAGTAAAAATTTTTCCAAGAATATCACTAGAGTCTTTAAAGATGATATTTTAATTAATATTATTAGCACACAAAGAGGTAGTGCCGCTCTGGTTACTGATGAGTTTGAAGGCTTACCTGTTAATCAACATATAATAGTAATTAGACCAAATATTAGGCTCATTAGACCATTATATTTGGCTATCGCTATGAATAGTGAATATGTGCAAAAACAATTGCAGGAGGGGTCAACAGCAACTGTAATTCCAGCTTTAAGTATTCAGAGTTTTGAATCTATATATATACCAGTTCCTCCATTTTTTATTCAAGATGAGATTTGTGACAATTATAATGACATAGCAAATAAAATTTTTCAAACTGAAAAAGAGTTGTCTAAACACTCGCTGAATTTAAAAAATATATTATTAAATTTAGGAAAGGAGGATTTTGATGACAGCGTTTCCTAA
- a CDS encoding N-6 DNA methylase — translation MLDNITKRRIDDCRNILVGKLPDPKSQIEQITIALIYKFMDDMDKEAMELGGKAKFFSDYSLPDPNDSKREIVVPFGKYSWDNLFDSKVSATEMLKLYSEAIEGMVKNPNIPELFASIFKNAYLPYRDPETLKMFLKTISEFEYTHSEKLGDAFEYLLSVMGSQGDAGQFRTPRHIIDFLVAAVNPCKTDTILDPACGTAGFLISAFKHIKEQNNNILTPDEQKKLVKNFVGYDISPDMVRLSLVNLYLHGFPEPHVFEYDTLSSEERWDETFDVVLANPPFMSPKGGIRPHKKFGISSNRSEVLFVDYIAEHLNPKGRAGIIVPEGIIFQSGTAYKALRKMLVDKFLYAVVSLPAGVFNPYSGVKTSILLMDADLAKKTKDVLFVKIDNDGYGLGSQRNAVKGGQLEAAIEIIKTFRENSLNAKSFENTTLAQAVSKTEIGKSGDYNLSGERYKKIFFSDSTFPMVKLSDESIFKIISGGTPSSEIEEFWNGTINWATLADLPSSEMISTITETKRKITQSGLKNSSAKILPCNSILVSTRATIGRIAINKVECSTNQGFKNIIINDFNKANIYYVALMMTKLVDKMNSMATGGTFKELSTTSFRTLEIPLPPLTVQEEIVAEIEIYQNEIERQKKLIIDYKQKINSRIGKVWGEKEKKVIPKKLSNDIYLAMMLKHMEKKIQLNYGEVVTQKTVFHLNTFTNQKLDYPFMNSNYGTYSYQLKDDLLKNPYLTKTKKGNGEVFVVTSSKESEVLEALTTPENKDFVDAINEVLKIYQTPLINKETENIELLNTVSKVILDKQSTDLKIVYQVMKDWEINQNGFKTKADKFTEARTKKMMELIEKLGLVEKLIKQ, via the coding sequence ATGTTAGATAACATAACAAAAAGAAGAATTGACGATTGCCGTAATATCTTGGTAGGGAAATTACCTGATCCAAAATCGCAGATTGAACAGATTACCATCGCGCTTATTTATAAGTTCATGGACGACATGGATAAAGAAGCAATGGAACTAGGAGGAAAGGCAAAATTCTTTTCTGATTATTCTTTACCAGATCCAAACGACTCTAAAAGAGAAATAGTAGTACCGTTTGGAAAATATAGCTGGGACAATCTTTTTGACAGTAAAGTAAGTGCTACTGAAATGCTAAAATTGTATTCGGAAGCAATTGAAGGGATGGTGAAAAACCCAAACATACCCGAATTGTTTGCCAGTATTTTTAAGAATGCCTATTTACCTTACCGCGATCCGGAAACTTTAAAAATGTTTCTAAAGACTATAAGTGAATTTGAATATACCCATAGCGAAAAACTAGGAGATGCCTTCGAATATTTGCTGTCTGTAATGGGATCCCAAGGCGATGCAGGACAGTTTAGAACTCCAAGACATATAATTGATTTTTTAGTTGCAGCGGTAAATCCTTGCAAGACAGATACTATACTCGATCCTGCTTGCGGAACTGCTGGATTTTTGATTTCTGCCTTTAAACATATCAAGGAACAAAACAATAATATCCTAACACCCGATGAACAGAAGAAACTAGTTAAAAACTTTGTAGGATATGATATTTCCCCGGATATGGTGCGCTTGAGTTTGGTGAATCTGTATTTACATGGTTTCCCTGAACCTCATGTTTTTGAATATGACACCTTAAGTAGTGAAGAACGTTGGGATGAAACATTTGACGTAGTATTAGCCAACCCGCCTTTTATGAGTCCTAAAGGTGGTATAAGACCACACAAGAAATTTGGGATTAGCAGTAACCGAAGTGAAGTATTGTTTGTAGATTATATTGCGGAACATCTAAATCCAAAAGGAAGAGCGGGAATCATAGTACCCGAAGGTATTATTTTTCAAAGCGGCACTGCTTATAAAGCTTTACGGAAAATGCTGGTTGATAAATTTTTATACGCTGTAGTAAGTTTGCCAGCAGGTGTATTTAACCCTTACAGTGGCGTAAAAACTTCCATTTTATTGATGGATGCAGATTTAGCTAAGAAAACCAAAGATGTTTTATTTGTAAAAATAGACAATGACGGTTATGGTTTAGGTTCACAACGCAACGCCGTTAAAGGTGGACAATTGGAAGCAGCCATTGAAATAATAAAAACTTTTAGAGAAAATTCTCTGAATGCAAAATCGTTTGAAAATACAACTTTAGCCCAAGCAGTAAGTAAAACGGAAATTGGTAAAAGTGGTGATTATAATTTGAGTGGAGAAAGATATAAAAAGATATTTTTTTCAGATTCAACTTTCCCTATGGTAAAATTATCCGATGAATCAATTTTTAAAATTATTTCGGGAGGAACACCGAGCTCAGAAATTGAAGAATTTTGGAATGGCACAATAAATTGGGCAACTTTAGCGGATTTACCTTCGTCAGAAATGATTTCAACTATCACAGAAACTAAAAGAAAGATTACTCAAAGTGGTTTAAAAAATTCTTCTGCAAAGATTTTGCCTTGTAACTCTATACTCGTTTCTACACGAGCCACAATAGGCAGAATTGCTATAAATAAGGTAGAATGCTCAACAAATCAAGGCTTCAAAAATATTATAATTAATGATTTTAATAAGGCTAATATCTATTATGTGGCTTTAATGATGACTAAACTTGTTGATAAAATGAATTCAATGGCTACAGGAGGAACTTTTAAAGAACTTTCGACAACAAGTTTTAGAACATTAGAAATTCCACTGCCACCGCTTACTGTTCAGGAAGAAATTGTTGCTGAAATTGAAATCTATCAAAATGAAATCGAAAGGCAAAAAAAATTAATTATTGACTATAAGCAAAAAATAAATAGTCGTATTGGAAAGGTTTGGGGAGAAAAGGAGAAAAAAGTTATACCGAAAAAGTTAAGTAATGATATTTATTTAGCCATGATGCTTAAACATATGGAAAAGAAAATACAACTTAATTATGGAGAAGTAGTTACTCAAAAAACAGTATTTCATTTGAATACCTTCACAAATCAAAAACTGGATTATCCTTTTATGAATTCAAACTATGGAACCTATTCTTATCAGTTGAAAGATGACTTATTAAAGAATCCATATTTGACCAAAACTAAGAAAGGTAACGGTGAAGTATTTGTGGTTACCAGCTCAAAAGAAAGTGAAGTTTTAGAAGCGCTTACAACTCCTGAAAACAAAGATTTTGTTGATGCAATCAATGAGGTTTTAAAGATATACCAAACTCCATTAATCAATAAAGAAACTGAGAACATCGAATTGTTGAATACGGTTTCAAAAGTTATTCTAGATAAACAAAGTACTGATTTAAAGATAGTTTACCAAGTGATGAAAGACTGGGAAATTAATCAAAATGGTTTTAAAACCAAAGCTGATAAATTTACGGAGGCAAGGACGAAGAAAATGATGGAATTGATTGAGAAGTTGGGGTTAGTCGAGAAGTTAATAAAACAATAA